The following DNA comes from Sebastes umbrosus isolate fSebUmb1 chromosome 8, fSebUmb1.pri, whole genome shotgun sequence.
CGTCCCCAAGGGTGGCCTCATGAACCAGAACGTCCGCTCCATTGCACAGCCTCAGTGGTCCTTCCCCAAGAACTGAGCTGCAGTCTCCAAAGATACAGACTTTCCTCCCAGGAATGGCTTCTTCCAGCACCTCACTAGGCAGAACGATATGCCCATTCTCCAGAGTTACAGGCTCGCCGGCTTTCAGCCGCCCATAATGCGGCCCTGGTTTCAAGCCTGGGGGACACAAAATTAGATCATTAACAATAATTCACAAGTTATTGTAAGTGTGTCATAGTATAGACGAATCCTGTGACTGCTTTGTGTATTTTGCGATATAGCGGCGCCAAGTCATAGTGACTCGTGTCTGCTAACATGTTAAGTGGTGACTTTCAGCTGAATGCGTacgtggttgctcgtagtaacctatgtaataatatatatatatataaatgatcgGCGTAGATGATAAACACAGACagttatgtatttaaaatggattaaaGTCGGATTGAAGGCTTTTATGAGTACACCTACATGTTCTGCTCTCGTTTTCAacagctgccgtcactacgagcaaccacgacGCATTTCGCTGAGAATCACCAGTTAACACAATTAGCAGACACTTTGTATGTGTTCCATTTGTGATGCCGACCGATTAAGCAACCCAATTACCACAAAGAACACATCATTAATCGGTTGGCATCACAAATGGAACacgtacatgtatatatatgttgtgCTTTATGCTAACCATGTCCAATTAGAAACGCTAATCCAGGGATACTTTGCTGTGGAATCACATACAATATGTGACTGGTATTGGAAAGATGTAGATTTATACTTGTCATTTTTCACTACAACTGTTCaagtaaaaaagaaacatgaaaagtGCACATACCTAGTTCCTTCAGGagttcagtcttcagtcttccgGGTCGATCATGCTCCTGAATGCAAAAACCAAAGGAGGGGATGCGGTGAAACAACCTGAAGGCCTTGACCACAAACTTCTTGTCTTCAAAGAGGTGGTAACAGTCACTGGAGACATCCAGGGAGATCATCCTGCCCGGCTGCTCCTGTGGGTGCAGAGGGCCGCACTCCGCTGTCACCTGaagacacaacacaaaacattaaagatttCATACTCTTGTGTGGGAGGAAAACACTGCCATGACTGTCTCTTGGGCTGAGgaaatattttcaaataaatttaaataaatgaatggaaaTCAAGCTAATACATAAAAAGGcagatttttttcattaacATTTGGACACAGCAGTTTTTAAATTACACATTGCAAAATGGATGcagataaagtaaaagatatacATTGATATCACAGAAAGTAACATCTTAGAGTATAAAGCATGGGAACAAAGTACACATGGATTGTCTTAAATGTCATGGATACGAAAATATGCTAAGGTACGACAGGTTGAAGTCCATTATGCTTTAGTAATTCAGGGCGGAGTTGGGTTAAAAATAATCCACATTGGTTTGAGTCGGGTCAGGCCTGATTTTTTTCGTTGACCAAAACTACAGGCCAGCTGGTAAATAAgagccactttttttttcttaagggaGCAATAAAGACCTCTTTTATATCatagataaaataaatgaaatccaGAGACTAAGACTTAGAATATTGGCCTGATATATCGGTCCAACCCTATTGAAGGTGTGCTGTATTGGGCTTTGCACTATAGTTTGATATATTACCATAAAGGAATAACAGTCACATACCTCCAGGCTGAGCTGTCCCTCTTCTGGACTTTGGTCAGTTGTGGGCTCCAGTTCATGTACTACAACAACATAGATAATGTAGATAAGATGAGAGCAGAGTATATTAGAATTAAGTACAATAAAACCACAAAGATGAGAGTGAATAAAGTAAATTAGGTTGGAAGTGGTAGATTAATTTGCTGTGTAAAATACAGCAAATAAATCAGGCTGAAAAAGAGCTGTAGTTTTCATGTTATAAAAAATTGTAAACATGATAGCTAATAGCATAGCTGTGATTTGCTCCTGATGGATGAAaactatggaggatggaacctgccaaaatcaaaattaaatcaataaatcaataacttgaaaaataaatgtcattaaatgtagcaaaaataatacaaaaaatatatgtagccattaattaattgataaaatgtgacataaatgtagatttcagttttaatttgcctctttatttatttatctttgtgttaattccctcatttatttactcttctgtttaatttgaccttttatttatttatgtatttatttttaataattttatatttatctttaaatgtatttatatatttatttattatgcacgattttccctttgcatttcaccccttatttatttccccaaacttatttatttctgtaatcttttctttacacatttcctTTTCCagttctttatgcatttctgcctcattatgcaaatgagggggctgtcactcaatttGTGTCATAGGGTCAGAGGGCATAGATCGACTATATGCTGGCCACCTAGCTGCACTCCAGTCTTCATTCCTGGCTGACGCGTTTCCCGGTGGCGTCAGAGGAGACGAAACAATTCAGCTGAAGATATTTGATCTGCACACCTGTACCGGTACGAGGCAGCGGCAAGCTAATGACCTGCTGCAATTAGGTGGCTAGCATATAGTCAATCTATGCCTtctgaccccatgatgacatacgttgagtgacagccccctcatttgtataatgaggcagaaatgcataaagaaatttataaagaaaagaatacagaaataaagaagtttggggaaataactaatgggtgaaatgcaaaaatcgtgcataaataaataaatacataaatacatagatttaaaaataaatacacaataaaaaaaaatgtattcaaaaaatatttaaaaaagggaaaatttaaacagaagagtagataaataagggaattaatagaaagataaataaataaagaagcaaattaaaacggAAATATCAAtttctgtcacattttatcaattaattaatggctacatatatttttaatattatttttgctacatttaatgacatttatttatcaaatcatttatttattgatttagttttgattttggcaggttccgtcctccatagaaaCCTGGTGAAGTTGGGCAAAATATAATCTTTATGGCAAAGGCTACATGTTTtatgaattgaaaaaaatatttatctacatagatatacacatacatacaatttTTTCTTAGTATGGGTAGCAGTCCATTGTGTAGTATACACACTCAACCTACAGGGGAGGTTTGCTCTGCTGCTCAAAACGTCTTGGTAAACTTTCCATATTCTGTATACTATACATGTTTTCTACCTAAAGtccattttctttgtttctaaAAAGTTGTGGATATACTCATTTTGACATAAAAGTGACTCAGTTGACTAAATAGTATGCAGAGTTAGAAAAAATCGTTATCTGAATGAACTGTAATACCTTCTCCTGAAAGTGGCAGTCACACTCACAAATGCAAAGAAAGTGCAATTTGCTGTCAGAATGTGCAGCCCatagtttgtctgtttgtgctaAAACTAATAGATAACCAGTGTTTTCAAGACTGCAGTAGTTTGGACACATCAGAGCTCAGCTCAGGTTGTACATTTTGGACCTACCTGCATAAGGGAAGAGCAGCTGTGATCCTGTGAGGCCGAGTGTCACCCTTAGAAAGTGCCGGAGGCCCCGGGGCCCGTAGATGTCCACACAGTTCAGGTTCTGCTGCTCGGGGTTGGTGTTGAGGCTCACGGTGCAAAGGAGACCAGGCAGACCAAACAGGTGATCGCCATGCAAGTGGGAGATGAAAACCTTGGTGATTCGACCTGGGtagaaaacacaacatatcattACATACTACAGGTGGTACAATGGGAATGTGGAGAGAGCAGGGGACCGTTTATCTAAGGTAAATTACAGTGGAAGTAGAAACACTGGATTAAAAATGcagtaaataaagaaaaaaaatgtattgtagtTATCACATCTGTCATTCATTGTAGTCCAAAACTTCTAGACTGACCCCCCTTAGGTCTTAAACCCTGAACCCTCAAAGACTTAACTGGCGTCACCaggttgagtgtgagaggctgcaagggcatgaaatggtataaatatgaatgggacagcactttaCGGCGACATATAACGTTTCCTTGACAATGCCAATTGtggattttattttacatttttcctgcctatttgaacgtcttccaggctcttgccCTACGAGATGAGTGGTAACTGTTaaattatctattttttttgtcaaacttcaataagcaaaattaaaagaactggctgatgaataaaccaggtgtgtaatatagtctgTATTAATGCttgcattcctctgatttcatgtgttttttatctaccatcttaaatcctcatccatatacctcccaaaaatatcttttgttgattagctttttaaagtgatttatatataataagtaaataagtatgtATGGAGTTCATAGTCAACACTTGACATCAGAATCATTTtataaaagtcacatttttactCTGGGTATCCCAACTTTttagttaaaaagtagatataaaccaacccttatcacaactcttcctcaaccatatactcccaaaaattatattttttgtatagcttttaaagtgatttatatataataagtaaataattatGTATGGAGTTCATAATCAACACTAGACATcagaataattataataaaagtcacatttttactCTGGGTATCCCAACTGCCTCACCATACCTAataaccatatacctcccaaaaatatattttttgtatagcttttaaagtgatttatatataataagtaaataagtatgtATGGAGTTCATAGTCAACactagatataaaccaacccttatcacaactcttccacaaacatatacctcccaaaagtAATCTTTTCTGTATAGCTTTTAAGAGTGATTTATATTTGGTTTATTAGGTTTATTGAAGAATAACTTGTTTTAGTTTTCCAGACACTGTTGAAGgcagtaggaggaggaggatcagcTGTGTTGACTCACCGGCTCTGAGCTGGCTCTTCATCAGCTGGGTCTGGGTCC
Coding sequences within:
- the elac1 gene encoding zinc phosphodiesterase ELAC protein 1 encodes the protein MSMDVTFLGTGSAYPSPHRGASALVLRTQGDCWLFDCGEGTQTQLMKSQLRAGRITKVFISHLHGDHLFGLPGLLCTVSLNTNPEQQNLNCVDIYGPRGLRHFLRVTLGLTGSQLLFPYAVHELEPTTDQSPEEGQLSLEVTAECGPLHPQEQPGRMISLDVSSDCYHLFEDKKFVVKAFRLFHRIPSFGFCIQEHDRPGRLKTELLKELGLKPGPHYGRLKAGEPVTLENGHIVLPSEVLEEAIPGRKVCIFGDCSSVLGEGPLRLCNGADVLVHEATLGDEHREKAVDHGHSTPEMAAAVARACSVRRLVLYHFSQRYKPCSLQKEGDEDDVLELKRQAEDALQDSGVEVTLAEDFLTLPIPLRRP